The Natronorubrum tibetense GA33 region CCTCGGTCTACGTATCGTCGAAGCAACACCGAGTGATCGCCGTCGCGGCCACCAATGTCCGCGGTGAATGCGACGGTTTCGGTGGTGGAGAAGCACCAGTGAACACACCCGACGCAATCGGCAGAGGATTTCGAGCGAGTGGGTCATACGGGGCGAGAACTCTATGGCACTGCTGTGTACGAACCCGAACTGTACGCGATGCAACTGTCGTATGTCCACGACATCGCGACAGGACGCGAGCGCACGCATCGCCGATAGTGAGCTCGCTCGAGCACACGACCTATCACCTGCCATGAGATACGATATCGTACGAATAAATGATTGATAAAAAACATTTTGAGGAGCGGTCACGACGGTATAGAGAAACGTGAGTGAAAACAGCCACATCCATCCCACATGAGCATTCAGTTCCGAGCCTCCGTCGCGGTGATCGCCGCTTTCAGTACGGTCAGCACCGAATCAGCCCCCACCGGCACGAGCGTCGAGACACTCATTCCACTTATCATCTCCAGTCACAGCCAGCCGGCCCAGATCGGGTGGAGTCCACACCTCGCAGCCCTGGTCGGCATCCTGGCACTCGCGCTCCTCGGTGGCGTCCTCGCCGCCCGCAACCGATTTGACGAGCAAGACACGCTCGTCGCCGAGTCGGAGCCACGGAGCGAGGAGTTCCTGACCGACCGAGAGAGAGTTCAGCAACTGGTCCGCGAGAACGGCGGGCGGATGAAGCAGTCGAGAATCGTCGACTCCGTCGACTGGTCGAAGGCCAAGGTCAGTCGACTGCTCGCCGAACTCGAGGAGGAGGGCCGAGTCACGAAACTCCGTCTCGGTCGGGAGAACCTGGTCTGTCTCCCGGGTCACGAGCCGACGGCCTCCCAGTCACCCGAGAAACCGAAAAGCGAGTGACGAACACCGGTCACAGCCACAGCAATCCGTATCAGCAACTATTGCTTTCACGGAGCGAAGCACTGCCTGAAGCAGACCCTACCGGCCGTAGGCTGCGATTTCCGGCCGCAATGGTTGTGGCGGTTTATGCGGGGAACCAGCCATTAGCCGGTGCCTTACGGCAGATAGACATGACTACACGCAATCAGCTACTCGTGGTACTCACCGCCTTGATGATGGTGTGCTCGAGCGGGGCGATGGTCGCGGGTGCGGCACCGGCCGCGACCCTCGACGAGCACGACGAGGACGAGTACGACGATACAGACGCGGGCGAGGACACAAACGCGGACGGAGATGACGCGGATCCAAATGACGTACCGGACGAGGAGGTGGATCCGCCTGAGAACGGCGACATGGACGCCGAAGCGACCGTGACGTTCACCGACCAGGAACTCGAGAACGACACGGTCGTCGTCGACGAGGTCACGGTCGAAGACGGCGGCTTCGTCGTGATTCACGACAGTAGCCTGCTCGCCGGAAACGTCGTTGAGAGCGTCATCGGCGCCTCCGAGTATCTCGACGAAGGGACACACGAGAACGTCGAAGTGACCCTCGACGAGCCACTCGAGGAGGACGAGACGCTAATCGCAATGGCGCACTTCGACACGAACGACAACGAGGAGTACGACTTCGTGGAGACCGACGGCGCGGAAGATGGACCGTACCTCACTGCTGACGACGAACCGGTGACCGACGAAGCCATCGTCACCGTCGACGCAGCATCGGAGGAAACGCCCGATGAAACCCCTGAAGCGGCCGAAGAAGAGCCAGTATCGGAAGAACCGGTTGACGAAGAGGTTGCAGATGCCGACGAGGAACCGGTTGAGGAAGAGCCAGCCGACGTGGACCCTGACGATGCTGACGACGAACCACCCGAAGAAGAGCCTGACGCAGTCGAAGAAGAACCAGTAGCGGAGGAGCCAGCTGACGAAGAGGCTACAGATGCCGACGAGGAACCGGTTGACGAAGAAGTCGAAGATGCCGATGAAGAGCCTGTAGAGACGGAACCAGTGGAGGAAGAACCAGTTGAAGAAGAACCCGAAGCGGTCGATGACGATACGATCGACGTTCTCATCGAAGAGGTGACGATCTTCGTGTTCTTCGATGAACTCCCGCACGGCGAGCCAGCCGACGGTGACCACGTCAACATCGACGCGAACGATGTCGAGGGTGACGACGGTCTCGAGGGCGCTGCAATCGACGGCGACGCAGCCGAAACCGATGCGACTACCGGTGACGATGCGGCTCACGACGATGCGAGCGAGACGTACGATCTCGACGAACTCGGCTACACGTTCACCGATATCGAGCTCAACGTCACTATCGAGACGGTGACGGTCGTGCCGATCTACGATCACCACGGTGACGGCCACCACCACGACGCCGACAGCGGTCACCACCACGCTAACGGCGAACACCACCACGACGCCAACAACGGAACGAACGGCGTCGAAACGGATTCAGTTGACGACGCACACGATGCAGCCGATCACGACGAGTACGACATCGTGATCGAACACGCGTCCGTCTTCGTGTTCGTCGGTGACCTCGGTGAGCTACCCCACCACCCAATCGACGACGAATCGGCCGAACACAACGACGATGCTGTCGACGACGCCGACGATGCAGACACCCAGCCGGCCATCGCGAGCGCGCTCTAGGCACGGCCCGTCGAACCATCCCATCGAATTGCCGCTTTTCTCGGCGCTACTGAACCCCGAACTGTGGGCCGAAACGTCGACAGAATCACCTGGCCGATAGTGGCGTCACGCGAGCAGCCGATACAGGCTGCTCGCAGCAACCGCCAACAGCGCGACGACGCTCGAGAGAACGGGATCAATGCTCGAGAGTAGCGGAATCCCGAGCCCGGCGAACGCGATCACGGCGAGTCCGAGGACACAGACAACGAAGTGAAACTGGAGCGCCATCGACTCGGTCTCCCCGTGACCGTTGATGTACTGCAGGACGTCGTCGAAGTTGGGACCTCGCTGGATCGTCTTCGCGTCGGAGTCGTACTCGATGACCGCGTCTTCCTGGAGCTGTGGAAGATGCGTCTGCTGGAGGGAGACGTAGACGCTTTTGTACAAATTGTTCGGAACGGGCGTGGTATCGGTTTCTCTGGCGGCAATCTCCGATGCGATATCAGAGACGTCGACCTGTCCGGCCTCCTCGGCGAGTAGCTGGACGATAGCCCGTCGTCTGTCGTTCCCGAGGATGTG contains the following coding sequences:
- a CDS encoding helix-turn-helix transcriptional regulator, producing MSIQFRASVAVIAAFSTVSTESAPTGTSVETLIPLIISSHSQPAQIGWSPHLAALVGILALALLGGVLAARNRFDEQDTLVAESEPRSEEFLTDRERVQQLVRENGGRMKQSRIVDSVDWSKAKVSRLLAELEEEGRVTKLRLGRENLVCLPGHEPTASQSPEKPKSE
- a CDS encoding DUF7282 domain-containing protein, with translation MTTRNQLLVVLTALMMVCSSGAMVAGAAPAATLDEHDEDEYDDTDAGEDTNADGDDADPNDVPDEEVDPPENGDMDAEATVTFTDQELENDTVVVDEVTVEDGGFVVIHDSSLLAGNVVESVIGASEYLDEGTHENVEVTLDEPLEEDETLIAMAHFDTNDNEEYDFVETDGAEDGPYLTADDEPVTDEAIVTVDAASEETPDETPEAAEEEPVSEEPVDEEVADADEEPVEEEPADVDPDDADDEPPEEEPDAVEEEPVAEEPADEEATDADEEPVDEEVEDADEEPVETEPVEEEPVEEEPEAVDDDTIDVLIEEVTIFVFFDELPHGEPADGDHVNIDANDVEGDDGLEGAAIDGDAAETDATTGDDAAHDDASETYDLDELGYTFTDIELNVTIETVTVVPIYDHHGDGHHHDADSGHHHANGEHHHDANNGTNGVETDSVDDAHDAADHDEYDIVIEHASVFVFVGDLGELPHHPIDDESAEHNDDAVDDADDADTQPAIASAL
- a CDS encoding DUF7344 domain-containing protein, with the protein product MSVQTNRSEPLAESEVFHILGNDRRRAIVQLLAEEAGQVDVSDIASEIAARETDTTPVPNNLYKSVYVSLQQTHLPQLQEDAVIEYDSDAKTIQRGPNFDDVLQYINGHGETESMALQFHFVVCVLGLAVIAFAGLGIPLLSSIDPVLSSVVALLAVAASSLYRLLA